Genomic DNA from Niallia circulans:
GCTTACAACACTTATTTTGAAAGAAATGGGAATGAAGCAGGTATGGGTAAAGGCGGCTGATGTCTACCATAAAAGAGTGTTAGAGAAAATTGGTGCGGACAAGGTTATTCATCCAGAGCGAGATATGGCAAAAAGGATCGCCCATCATGTGATTTCGGAAAAGATGATTGATTATATTGAGTTATCGGATAAGCACGGGATTGTGGAGCTGGCAGCCTCAGACAAAGTACATCAGCGAACACTTCTTGATTTGAATATCCGAGCAAATTACGGCTGTACTATTATTGGAATCCAGCGAAAAGGGGATACAATAGTCTCGCCTGCTGCCGAGGAAAAGATTTTAAAAGGAGATACACTGATTGTCATCGGCAGCAATGAAGATATCTATCAATTTGAAAAAGATGGACTATAAACGAAGAATTATGCGGAGAACCTCCGCTTTTTTTTTATGGTGAAAAATATTCAGCAAACCCTTATATGCTCTTCTACTCCACCTTCCCCTTCTATCCAGCATAAAAAAACTTTGCGTTTATTCTTATTCTTGGCGGGTAATAAGGACAGTAAGTCAAGACAAGGAGGAATAATATGATAAATAACAGTGGAAATTGGAATGGATGGAACAACTATTTAGACAGATTGCCAGATTTTCTTTTGGCAGTAGTCGTATTAATCCTCGGTTGGATTATCGCGAAAGTTATTGAAAAGGCAATTTATAAAGGACTTCAGAAAACTAGACTCGATGACAAAATATTTCCTGAAGGAGCATCAAGGAAATACTCTTCCGAAAAAATAATCAGTAAGATTATCTATTTTATTTTACTCGTATATGTATTCAGTTTATT
This window encodes:
- a CDS encoding potassium channel family protein gives rise to the protein MKKQFVVIGLGNFGGSLVKEFFDAGTEVLAIDQSLERVEKYRPFATHCVQVNTMSEATLTQLGIRNMDHAFVALGDDIESSVLTTLILKEMGMKQVWVKAADVYHKRVLEKIGADKVIHPERDMAKRIAHHVISEKMIDYIELSDKHGIVELAASDKVHQRTLLDLNIRANYGCTIIGIQRKGDTIVSPAAEEKILKGDTLIVIGSNEDIYQFEKDGL